One region of Desulfatiglans anilini DSM 4660 genomic DNA includes:
- a CDS encoding sensor histidine kinase, with the protein MKTRLYTSLQKKIIAVTLFVSFAPLILLGATIYHQFARLYHDKIAEQMRYRANAQAEAVDLFLKERTAILAAMADTHHFQEMLEQKALANIFQVMNQRAGAFVDLGVIDNAGTHRTYIGPYNLEGLNYYQQPWFGEVMRKGIYISDVYLGYRQLPHFIIAVRRQEDQNSWILRATIDPDVFGGIVRAAQVGKTGDAFILNRDGLYQTQPRLKGKTLGQSGIDQAKFGGGTTLFEETDADGRKNLYAGRWLKKDQWLLVITQEVAEEMGGLFAARNVEILIILCGVLAIVLTTIFTTKMSIKRLQEADKRMNELNAQLVQSDKLAALGKMAAGVAHEINNPLAVILQKTGWMEDLLEEESFKDSANAEEFKNSIRKIEEHVERARKVVHNMLGYARRMEPRLEDVDVNETLRQTIALLENYARINNIEIATDFSPNLPIIANDQSQLQQVFLNLISNAIDAIGKEGHIEVKSRQLGSEIHVKVADNGPGMPEEIQKRVFDPFFTTKDTGKGTGLGLWVSYGIVEKLGGTIKLQSTVGKGSVFTVRLPVVLPEKK; encoded by the coding sequence GATTGTACACAAGTCTCCAGAAAAAGATCATCGCCGTGACGCTGTTCGTCTCGTTCGCGCCCCTGATCCTCCTGGGCGCAACTATATACCATCAGTTCGCGCGGCTCTACCACGACAAGATCGCCGAGCAGATGCGCTACCGCGCCAACGCCCAGGCCGAGGCCGTCGATCTCTTCCTGAAGGAGCGGACGGCGATCCTCGCCGCCATGGCCGACACGCATCACTTCCAGGAGATGCTCGAACAAAAGGCCCTTGCCAATATCTTCCAGGTCATGAACCAGCGCGCCGGCGCCTTCGTCGACCTGGGGGTCATCGACAACGCCGGGACCCACCGCACCTACATCGGGCCCTACAACCTGGAAGGGCTGAACTATTACCAGCAGCCCTGGTTCGGCGAGGTCATGCGCAAGGGGATCTACATCAGCGATGTCTATCTGGGATACCGCCAACTGCCCCACTTCATCATCGCCGTGCGGCGTCAAGAGGATCAGAACAGCTGGATCCTGAGGGCCACGATCGATCCGGATGTCTTCGGCGGCATCGTCCGGGCCGCCCAGGTCGGAAAGACCGGGGACGCGTTCATTCTGAACCGGGACGGCCTCTATCAAACCCAACCCCGCCTGAAAGGCAAGACCCTCGGCCAGTCCGGGATCGATCAGGCCAAGTTCGGCGGGGGCACCACCCTGTTCGAGGAGACCGACGCGGACGGGAGGAAGAACCTTTACGCCGGGCGATGGCTCAAAAAGGATCAGTGGCTCCTGGTCATCACCCAGGAGGTCGCGGAGGAGATGGGAGGGCTCTTCGCCGCCCGCAACGTCGAGATCCTGATCATCCTGTGCGGCGTGCTCGCCATCGTCCTCACCACCATCTTCACCACCAAAATGAGCATCAAGCGGCTGCAAGAGGCTGACAAGCGGATGAACGAGTTGAACGCGCAGCTGGTGCAATCGGACAAACTGGCGGCGCTCGGCAAGATGGCCGCCGGGGTGGCCCACGAGATCAACAACCCCCTGGCCGTCATCCTGCAGAAAACCGGGTGGATGGAAGACCTGCTGGAGGAGGAATCCTTCAAGGACAGCGCCAATGCGGAGGAGTTCAAAAACTCCATCCGGAAGATCGAGGAGCACGTCGAGCGGGCCCGCAAGGTCGTCCACAACATGCTGGGGTATGCGCGGCGTATGGAGCCGCGGCTCGAAGACGTGGACGTCAACGAGACCCTGCGGCAGACGATCGCCCTGCTGGAAAATTATGCGCGGATCAACAATATAGAGATTGCAACCGATTTTTCCCCGAATCTGCCGATCATCGCCAACGATCAGTCTCAGCTGCAGCAGGTCTTCCTGAACCTCATCTCGAATGCGATCGACGCCATCGGCAAGGAGGGGCACATCGAGGTCAAGAGCCGGCAGCTCGGCTCCGAAATCCACGTCAAGGTGGCCGACAACGGACCGGGGATGCCGGAGGAGATTCAGAAACGGGTCTTCGACCCCTTCTTCACGACGAAAGACACCGGAAAGGGCACAGGACTCGGGCTCTGGGTCAGCTACGGGATCGTCGAAAAACTCGGCGGCACCATCAAACTGCAGAGCACCGTCGGTAAAGGCAGCGTCTTCACGGTCCGTCTGCCGGTGGTTCTGCCCGAAAAGAAATAA
- a CDS encoding response regulator, which yields MDSFRVLVVDDETDFLETLVNRLNKRQIDTTGVQSGEEALDVMKKKLFDVVILDIKMPGGMDGIQALREMRKIQPLAEVILLTGHGSVETSIEGMKLGAFDYLLKPVKLEELMLKMAQAFEKKDAHEQKIRSARIKELIRFPGRVLEQEKEKEK from the coding sequence ATGGACAGTTTCAGAGTGCTGGTAGTAGATGACGAAACGGATTTTCTGGAAACCCTGGTCAACCGCCTGAACAAACGCCAGATCGACACGACCGGTGTCCAGAGCGGAGAGGAAGCGCTCGACGTCATGAAAAAGAAGCTCTTCGACGTCGTGATTCTCGACATCAAGATGCCGGGCGGTATGGACGGCATCCAGGCCCTGCGGGAGATGAGGAAGATCCAGCCTCTGGCCGAGGTCATCCTTCTCACCGGACACGGGTCGGTCGAAACAAGCATCGAGGGGATGAAGCTCGGGGCCTTCGACTACCTGCTGAAGCCGGTGAAGCTGGAAGAATTGATGCTCAAGATGGCGCAGGCCTTCGAGAAGAAAGACGCCCACGAACAGAAGATCCGCTCGGCCAGGATCAAGGAATTGATCCGCTTCCCGGGGAGGGTCCTCGAACAGGAAAAGGAAAAGG